A part of Triplophysa dalaica isolate WHDGS20190420 chromosome 17, ASM1584641v1, whole genome shotgun sequence genomic DNA contains:
- the nme2a gene encoding NME/NM23 nucleoside diphosphate kinase 2a produces MSANEERTFIAIKPDGVERGLVGEIIKRFEQKGFKLVALKLIQASDDLLREHYSDLKDRPFFPGLVSYMSSGPVVAMVWEGFNVIKTGRVMLGETNPIDSKPGTIRGDFCVQVSRNIIHGSDSVESANAEINLWFTPEELCDYSKCQHNWLYG; encoded by the exons ATGTCTGCAAACGAGGAGCGCACGTTCATTGCCATCAAGCCAGATGGCGTGGAGAGGGGTCTTGTTGGAGAGATCATCAAGCGATTTGAACAAAAAGGGTTCAAGTTAGTTGCTTTGAAATTAATACAG GCCAGTGACGATCTTCTCAGAGAGCACTATAGTGACCTGAAGGACCGGCCGTTCTTTCCTGGACTTGTCAGTTATATGTCCTCTGGCCCTGTGGTTGCCATG gTGTGGGAGGGTTTTAATGTTATCAAAACCGGTAGAGTAATGCTTGGTGAGACTAATCCCATTGACTCCAAGCCTGGGACGATCCGGGGTGACTTTTGCGTACAGGTTTCTCG GAACATCATCCATGGCAGTGATTCTGTAGAAAGTGCCAATGCCGAGATCAACCTGTGGTTCACACCAGAAGAACTCTGTGACTACTCGAAATGTCAGCATAACTGGCTCTATGGGTGA